In Leishmania mexicana MHOM/GT/2001/U1103 complete genome, chromosome 34, one DNA window encodes the following:
- a CDS encoding conserved SNF-7-like protein has protein sequence MNRLFGKANNAPKATLEDASNRISCRSDVVDARIAKIDAELMKVKEQIQRSRGMTQSRYKQRAVQLLQQKRMYQGQQDMMMQQQFNVDQLHFTTETMKDTHVQVDAMKQANKELRKGMRKLDLDKVENLQDELADLYADTQEIQEIMGRAYSVPEDIDEDEMLGELDALDFDMEKENDADYLAEALAMPGTKLPDVPTDSKVDAGGQKESSTADPYSLEQQLGL, from the coding sequence atgaACCGCCTCTTCGGTAAGGCGAACAACGCCCCCAAGGCAACCTTGGAGGATGCCAGCAACCGCATCAGCTGCCGCTCAGACGTCGTCGATGCCCGCATCGCCAAGATCGATGCCGAGCTGATGAAGGTGAAGGAGCAGATCCAGCGCTCGCGGGGCATGACGCAGAGCCGGTACAAGCAGCGAGCCGTGCAGTtgctgcagcagaagcgCATGTACCAGGGTCAGCAGGACATgatgatgcagcagcagttcaATGTGGATCAGCTGCACTTCACGACAGAGACGATGAAGgacacgcacgtgcaggTGGACGCGATGAAGCAGGCGAACAAAGAGCTGCGCAAGGGCATGAGGAAGCTGGACTTGGACAAGGTTGAGAACCTGCAGGACGAACTCGCCGACCTGTATGCGGACACGCAGGAGATTCAGGAAATCATGGGCCGCGCCTACAGCGTGCCGGAAGAcatcgacgaggacgagatGCTTGGCGAGCTGGACGCGCTCGACTTCGACATGGAGAAGGAAAACGACGCTGACTACCTTGCTGAAGCATTGGCTATGCCAGGTACGAAGCTGCCCGACGTGCCAACGGACAGCAAGGTTGATGCAGGCGGTCAGAAGGAGTCGAGTACGGCGGACCCGTACAgcctcgagcagcagctgggcCTGTGA
- a CDS encoding putative 60S ribosomal protein L18a, whose protein sequence is MVKPHLRHYQVVGRESPSEKNPEPTVYKFEVFAPNFVVAKSRFWRMMRVKNKVKSTHGDVLSCNVVKDAKLVARNYLVDIAYYSQRCGYTRMVKEFRDVSKTGAVSQAYHDLASRHRARYHNIEVLNVKSIPDHEVKHLSIAQYHAPNLSFPLLQRRTKAARKDRAIFVKKNTKRAVVA, encoded by the coding sequence ATGGTCAAGCCGCACTTGCGCCACTACCAGGTGGTCGGCCGCGAGTCGCCCTCGGAGAAGAACCCTGAGCCGACCGTGTACAAGTTTGAGGTGTTCGCCCCAAACTTCGTCGTCGCCAAGAGCCGTTTCTGGCGCATGATGAGGGTCAAGAACAAGGTCAAGTCCACTCACGGTGATGTGCTCTCCTGCAATGTCGTGAAGGATGCGAAGCTGGTGGCGCGCAACTACCTGGTCGACATCGCGTACTAcagccagcgctgcggctaCACGCGCATGGTCAAGGAGTTCCGCGACGTCTCCAAGACCGGCGCCGTGAGCCAGGCGTACCACGATCTGGCCTCCCGCCACCGTGCCCGCTACCACAACATCGAGGTGCTGAACGTGAAGAGCATCCCGGACCACGAGGTGAAGCACCTGAGCATTGCCCAGTACCACGCCCCGAACCTGTCCTtcccgctcctgcagcgccgcaccaaGGCGGCCCGCAAGGACCGTGCCATCTTCGTCAAGAAGAACACGAagcgcgcggtggtggcgtga
- a CDS encoding beta-fructofuranosidase-like protein — protein sequence MSRQHHLHAGGTVSAAVRALTVAVAVLVICAGAAAAIKVSLVSDVHYDPTYGTASAHGTCNTTSASPFGQPGCDSPAALLAVATSDIMMQRPAYTFFAGDWQRHGMSSTSLTTSDVFKPMSQYFARITDVSADRTFNKPRATTVLGNNDVIPNYFFNITATPHTTLNTQIDIMKHYKLLNTTQGTVMSECGYFSAIASAHLRVLGVHTLVWTYKLSPALSDTETDPCGQLAWMESEINAARAAGQKVIIIGHIPPQPDVFRVINRGAVGAVEDDMYWKPMYQSTYTTLLSSNKDIIALQLFGHSHRFAILGDAEMEVPLIVINAISPVYGNQPAYLIGDFDTVTWKLKTLRQRFARTAFVQWDSGLEVAAALGITDFSNVSAIHAAVAKMFTNDTLFENYMTLRTGGVIDDPCTTTFCRVYTVCAMLYATHDKINSCLRSQIPSSSSSESMDSSKSATTPTPTPAPTPNPSMHIDSKPQYHIRPPTNWINDPSGPYRDPVTGKIHLYMQYNPNGPLWGDIAWYHVTSEDYVKWTIPSTPIAMYADRWYDKWGVYSGTLMNNNYSDPVMVYTCTEPENIQRQCIATISPSDLAGKRTLSMFEKNPLNPVLTEESVPGLVGLGNFRDPTEWWQDPTNPNRWLIAFAARVKDREGDNAHVVVFSTEDPSFQSGYSFSHSLYVYKYDLDHMFERPDFFTLREGGEHYLKVSTMPSHRDYIIYGSYQADPATGKYVFVEDPTRSFTFIDYGPFYASKTFYDPVLKCRMMWGWTKDELSNEQITSQGWSGVQNLLRGIEYDSVEKKLKTYPIAELKGLRLNHLYSRPVSNPLLLVDGAPQVLIAAGTNATRQHEIIVTFKLSSMESFKGSTYYTESAAPEFGVMIRTNANLSQYTTVSVRMPAAVRQPISNRAQDTTWAPIKMYPGASTNPASNCSAECAKERTCVSWTYTTSPSSTCALYWKTSRHVYNATAHSGTVNIPLLYMDRTHSGSIGSSQPLLGRSPVKQTNPNVVRLHIFVDDSVIEVFKDGGLETMTGRLYLPGGESQTGIAVYSKNMGSVTVTASAEIFSMDSAFAAQAGPNVILNFTNSYYNLLSALSVAR from the coding sequence ATGTCTCGCCAACATCATCTTCACGCTGGTGGCACCGTGTCGGCAGCCGTCCGTGCgctcaccgtcgccgtcgccgttcTCGTCATCTGTGCAggtgccgcggcagccaTCAAGGTCAGCCTCGTCTCCGATGTGCACTATGATCCAACTTACGGTACTGCTAGCGCGCATGGCACCTGCAACACCACGTCGGCCTCGCCTTTCGGCCAGCCCGGCTGTGACTCGCCCGCAGCACTCCTGGCCGTCGCCACTAGCGACATCATGATGCAGCGCCCCGCCTACACGTTCTTCGCGGGTGATTGGCAGCGGCATGGAATGAGTTCCACGTCGCTGACGACGTCCGACGTGTTTAAGCCGATGTCGCAGTACTTCGCGCGTATCACGGATGTCTCTGCGGACCGTACCTTCAACAAACCGCGCGCGACGACCGTCCTCGGCAACAACGACGTCATTCCAAACTACTTCTTCAACATCACGGCCACTCCGCACACCACCCTGAATACGCAGATCGACATTATGAAGCATTACAAGCTGCTGAACACGACGCAAGGAACGGTGATGTCCGAGTGCGGCTACttcagcgccatcgccagcGCGCATCTGCGCGTACTGGGCGTGCACACCCTGGTGTGGACGTACAAGCTGTCACCGGCCCTTTCCGACACCGAGACGGACCCGTGTGGGCAGCTGGCCTGGATGGAGAGCGAGATCAACGCGGCTCGCGCTGCAGGGCAGAAGGTGATCATCATTGGTCACATCCCTCCACAGCCCGACGTCTTCCGCGTAATCaaccgcggcgccgtcggcgccgtggAGGACGACATGTACTGGAAGCCTATGTACCAGAGCACCTACACAACCCTTCTGTCGAGCAACAAGGACATCATTGCCCTTCAGCTCTTCGGTCACAGCCACCGCTTTGCTAtcctcggcgacgcggagATGGAGGTGCCGCTCATCGTCATCAATGCCATCAGCCCCGTGTACGGCAACCAGCCCGCGTACCTCATCGGCGACTTCGACACGGTCACGTGGAAGCTCAAGACCTTGAGGCAGCGGTTTGCCCGAACCGCCTTTGTTCAATGGGACAGTGGTCTggaggtggccgccgcccttgGCATCACCGACTTTTCCAATGTCTCGGCGATCCATGCGGCAGTGGCGAAGATGTTCACAAACGACACACTGTTTGAGAACTACATGACCCTCCGCACTGGTGGCGTGATCGACGACCCGTGCACGACGACGTTCTGCCGCGTGTACACGGTTTGCGCGATGCTCTACGCCACGCACGACAAGATCAACAGCTGCCTGCGCTCGCAGAtcccgtcgtcctcgtcgtcggagTCAATGGACAGCAGTAAAAGCGCCACGACCCCGACCCCGACCCCGGCTCCGACCCCTAACCCGTCTATGCACATCGATTCAAAGCCACAGTATCACATCCGTCCGCCGACGAACTGGATCAACGACCCCAGCGGCCCCTACCGCGACCCCGTCACCGGCAAGATTCACCTGTACATGCAGTACAACCCCAACGGCCCGCTCTGGGGTGACATTGCATGGTACCACGTGACGTCGGAGGACTACGTCAAGTGGACGATCCCGAGCACGCCGATCGCGATGTACGCCGACAGGTGGTACGACAAGTGGGGCGTCTACTCCGGCACCCTCATGAACAACAATTACAGCGACCCAGTCATGGTGTACACCTGCACCGAGCCGGAGAACATCCAGCGTCAGTGCATCGCAACCATCTCGCCGAGTGACCTGGCCGGCAAGCGCACATTGAGCATGTTCGAGAAGAACCCGCTGAATCCCGTCCTCACCGAGGAGAGCGTGCCTGGGCTGGTTGGTCTTGGCAACTTCCGCGACCCCACGGAGTGGTGGCAGGATCCCACGAACCCGAATCGCTGGCTCATCGCCTTCGCCGCCCGCGTCAAGGACCGCGAGGGCGACAACGcgcacgtcgtcgtcttctccACGGAGGACCCCAGCTTCCAGAGCGGCTACAGCTTCTCCCACAGCCTCTACGTCTACAAGTACGACCTGGACCACATGTTTGAGCGCCCCGACTTCTTCACGCTgagagagggcggcgagCACTACCTCAAGGTCTCCACCATGCCCTCGCACCGCGACTACATCATCTACGGCTCCTACCAGGCTGACCCGGCGACCGGCAAGTACGTCTTCGTCGAAGACCCCACGCGCAGCTTCACCTTCATCGACTACGGCCCGTTCTACGCCTCCAAGACCTTCTACGACCCCGTCCTCAAATGCCGCATGATGTGGGGCTGGACCAAGGACGAGCTGAGCAACGAGCAGATCACCTCGCAGGGCTGGTCCGGCGTGCAGaacctgctgcgcggcatAGAGTACGACAGTGTCGAGAAAAAGCTCAAGACGTACCCAATCGCGGAGCTGAAGGGGCTGCGTCTGAACCACCTCTACTCGCGTCCGGTGTCcaacccgctgctgctggtggatGGCGCGCCACAGGTCCTCATCGCGGCTGGCACGAATGCCACTCGCCAGCACGAGATTATCGTCACCTTCAAGCTTTCCAGCATGGAGTCCTTCAAAGGAAGTACCTACTACACCGAAAGTGCCGCGCCCGAGTTCGGTGTGATGATCCGTACCAACGCGAACCTCAGCCAGTACACGACCGTCTCGGTGCGcatgccggcggcggtgcggcagccgaTCTCCAACCGCGCGCAGGACACGACGTGGGCACCCATCAAGATGTACCCTGGCGCCAGCACTAATCCCGCGAGCAACTGTAGCGCGGAATGCGCAAAGGAGCGCACGTGCGTTTCGTGGACGTACACCACCTCACCGTCATCGACGTGCGCCCTGTACTGGAAGACGAGCCGGCATGTGTACAACGCGACCGCACACAGCGGCACAGTGAACATCCCCTTGCTATATATGGACCGCACTCACTCCGGCTCTATCGGTTCCAGCCAGCCTCTCCTCGGCCGCTCCCCCGTGAAGCAGACGAACCCTAACGTGGTGCGTCTGCACATCTTCGTTGACGACAGCGTCATCGAGGTCTTCAAGGATGGCGGTCTAGAGACCATGACTGGCCGCCTCTACCTCCCTGGCGGTGAGTCGCAGACGGGCATCGCTGTGTACAGCAAGAACATGGGCAgcgtcaccgtcaccgcctcgGCCGAGATCTTCTCGATGGACTCAGCGTTTGCCGCGCAGGCTGGCCCTAATGTGATTCTCAACTTCACAAACAGCTACTACAACCTGCTGTCAGCTCTGAGTGTCGCCAGGTAG
- a CDS encoding conserved RING finger protein has translation MVTQLAASPPAQRPPDHHDEQTTGTPPTRQPSPMSLANFSFTQFFVALDAAAAEEQRAPAEAIAAAPVTATSTSSAVQSATMPHTTKPLANAATLSLHDCVLLKLSLTCALCGRLLRHQPAAIETCGHCFCYECINNALENGCAPRMIEWPWCTLEKEVGAAEARWAAATVVSTPAKSLRHSTAAGTPGGAPHATEETADGHHDCDEVQVATPLGPRAARSIDAQPSRQPRKLRKVRQMCPLCLGPAFKWMLVSLHPLADLCNSLHSAYPGLEGALRRLTANTSDSAASITESRAVSANRDEAREQIDSDMQWHVRPASDSVDLITAAFVPRPPVPGAEDWRSSQDEEAGRRRRRSTGGPRKEITFAADIASRVSTIPAPVAPDTQATANQASDPAADVACVARSAGVETIEEEAFNSAEAEEQDGGVAGAAVATVLQLSADLIPSPGGIPIPAFSAATAQAPRDIVSSSLWQRGAALNTLEPTPLCREEVLGHSPTDANADEYTQQGGKGNVDAVVNLHLASVHQHAKGARGTAVTAANTNAPQPLLPFFTAQRHHCLLRDTVPTPPDKSDVLWPVTTSPTTREGADGLAPPSTRLPAPLGSIDAILRARASSTSGWSVIWDGVEERKSDDSGGSDEGCPATRAPTSPCTYSTVRVAEVGEDECAARNKMSGNGGVPREHSRPVTAGAFASVSRHTVKDALTSVHMQDVWELHTALVRRHPRLSPCFAVLRHGRVRWKADVAAEEDDSESASDSACNDAPHPPPPIRCVVGQYPQQSCRSNPSGLRLLPTLTPTACTALVLGVPCVDMTWVASPTSSPWTAHAVSGWQTSTAVVDGTPSPLGSEQQRPNAFQNALERLTAASGASSQPQRLAEPLPASWMATTQRALLAHLHPIAQAHDIQTGADTTVTHAAVDTYVFFLLPDGAARQLGEMLYHQWTREELWQSPQAKEAHPAVLRPLSSLSRKRRRDGVRASGVTHGVGNWSATDGHPQRAWRRLLLVAGGAAVELSWTLFEALVATAAALEAGDSVVERRSAADTDFMVDSLASHLRHRRTSDTSSLWIHVDVADCWREPSPPLSGATPVHSRGAQHTFFLLYSMAVARDVFVQLVAEKNGRGKTPCTSPSSSASPTSASPAPGDPSTARTLAYLRRFKVFLDRLAALIALVAAPVLPGSASLYGGASHRQEARPSSWLLENIAQGRRSAGSSVNISALSQAQEAAGDGSASSIITSERQSSGERQVEGAAPLPPQRAGVYRSLLYTDTP, from the coding sequence ATGGTGACTCAGCTCGCAGCCtcaccgcctgcgcagcgacCGCCGGATCATCATGATGAACAAACCACCGGCACCCCACCGACGCGCCAGCCCTCACCAATGTCCCTCGCCAACTTCTCCTTTACACAATTTTTCGTTGCGTtggacgcggcggcagcggaggagcagcgcgcccCTGCGGAGGCCATCGCAGCGGCCCCTGTAACCGCCACATCAACGTCGAGCGCCGTGCAGTCTGCGACAATGCCACACACGACGAAGCCcctcgccaacgccgccacTCTCTCCTTGCACGACTGCGTCCTTCTCAAGCTAAGTCTAACATGCGCTCTCTGCGGTCGACTACTGCGACACCAGCCTGCCGCCATCGAAACCTGCGGCCACTGCTTCTGCTACGAGTGCATCAACAACGCCCTGGAGAATGGGTGTGCGCCGCGGATGATAGAATGGCCGTGGTGTACACTGGAGAAGGaggtcggcgctgctgaggcgcgatgggctgctgcgactgTAGTGTCTACACCCGCGAAATCGTTGCGCCACAGCACAGCGGCAGGCACTCCAGGAGGCGCTCCGCACGCAACCGAGGAGACTGCAGATGGGCACCACGATTGCGATGAGGTGCAAGTGGCGACCCCTCTAGGACCACGGGCCGCACGCTCTATCGATGCACAGCCGTCACGTCAGCCGCGCAAATTACGCAAGGTGCGTCAGATGTGCCCGCTGTGTCTTGGCCCTGCCTTCAAGTGGATGCTCGTTTCTCTGCATCCGCTCGCAGATCTCTGCAACTCTCTACATTCGGCGTACCCAGGTCTGGAGGGGGCGCTTAGGCGGCTCACAGCAAACACGTCGGACAGCGCTGCGTCCATCACGGAGTCACGGGCAGTCTCTGCAAACCGTGACGAGGCAAGAGAACAAATCGACAGCGACATGCAGTGGCACGTGCGACCTGCCAGCGATTCTGTTGACCTCatcacagccgccttcgtgCCTCGCCCGCCAGTGCCCGGTGCTGAAGACTGGCGGAGCAGtcaggacgaggaggcggggcggcgccgtcgccgcagcaccggGGGGCCGCGGAAGGAAATCACGTTTGCTGCCGACATCGCATCACGGGTGTCGACCATTCCAGCCCCGGTCGCCCCCGACACCCAGGCGACTGCGAATCAGGCCTCTGACCCTGCCGCTGATGTCGCATgcgtggcgcgcagcgccggcgtAGAAACCATCGAGGAAGAGGCGTTCAACTCagctgaggctgaggagcaggacggcggcgtcgcaggagcagcagtggcgacggTCCTCCAGCTCAGTGCCGATTTGATTCCCTCGCCAGGTGGCATCCCTATTCCAGCGTTCtccgcggcaacggcgcaggcgccgcgCGACATAGTGTCATCCAGCTTGTGGCagcgcggtgcggcgctcAACACGCTGGAGCCAACGCCGCTGTGCCGAGAGGAGGTTCTGGGGCACTCACCTACAGATGCCAACGCAGACGAGTACACTCAGCAGGGTGGAAAGGGGAACGTGGATGCGGTGGTTAACCTTCACTTGGCGTCTGTCCACCAGCATGCGAAGGGTGCGCGGGGCACCGCAGTCACGGCAGCCAACACGAACGCTCCTCAGCCCTTGCTTCCGTTTTTCACAGCTCAACGCCACCACTGCCTCTTACGTGACACTGTCCCTACACCGCCGGACAAGAGCGACGTGCTGTGGCCGGTGACGACGTCTCCAACGacaagggagggggcggatGGTCTGGCGCCGCCATCaacgcggctgccggcgccacTCGGCAGCATCGACGCGAttctgcgtgcgcgcgcctcctccacatccGGGTGGTCTGTCATCTGGGACGGGGTggaagaaaggaaaagcgacgacagcggtggcagcgacgaAGGCTGTCCCGCTACCCGGGCACCGACGAGTCCATGCACCTACTCCACTGTACGAGTCGCTGAGGTGGGTGAAGATGAGTGCGCTGCCCGGAACAAAATGAGCGGCAACGGAGGTGTCCCTCGCGAACATTCACGCCCTGTCACAGCGGGTGCTTTCGCAAGCGTGAGCCGTCACACCGTGAAGGATGCGCTGACCTCCGTGCACATGCAGGATGTTTGGGAGTTGCACACAGCACTGGTCCGTCGACATCCCCGACTGTCTCCGTGTTTTGCCGTCCTGCGGCACGGTCGTGTTCGCTGGAAGGCAGACGTAGCAGCCGAAGAGGATGACAGTGAGTCTGCATCCGATTCGGCATGCAACGATGCTCCgcacccaccgccgccgatcCGGTGCGTGGTGGGGCAATACCCACAGCAGTCGTGTCGAAGCAACCCATCAGGcttgcgcctcctccctacGCTCACCCCAACCGCCTGTACAGCTCTCGTGCTCGGTGTTCCATGCGTGGACATGACGTGGGTTGCGTCACCGACGTCTTCGCCTTGGACGGCGCACGCCGTCTCTGGGTGGCAGacgagcaccgccgtcgtggaCGGCACACCATCCCCTTTGGGGAGTGAGCAGCAGAGGCCGAACGCATTCCAGAACGCGCTGGAGCggctgacggcggcgtctgGCGCCTCTTCCCAGCCACAGCGCCTCGCAGAGCCACTGCCGGCCTCGTGGATGGCCACAACGCAGCGTGCTCTCTTGGCCCACCTGCACCCCATCGCGCAAGCGCATGACATTCAAACCGGCGCTGATACGACTGTGACCCACGCTGCTGTAGATACGTACGTGTTCTTTCTCCTGCCAGACggtgccgcgcggcagctgggTGAAATGCTCTATCATCAGTGGACCCGTGAAGAGTTGTGGCAGTCACCGCAGGCGAAGGAAGCGCATCCAGCGGTACTGAGGCCTCTCTCATCATTGTCGCGCAAGCGGCGCAGAGATGGGGTGCGTGCCAGCGGCGTCACACACGGCGTCGGCAACTGGTCGGCGACGGACGGTCACCCACAACGAGCTTGGCGACGTCTACTGCTGGTGgccggtggtgcagcagtggAGCTTTCGTGGACGCTCTTCGAGGCCCTCGTAGCaactgccgctgccttggAAGCCGGTGACAGCGTGGTGGAaaggcgcagcgcggcggacACGGACTTTATGGTGGACTCGCTGGCCTCACACCTTCGGCATCGACGCACCAGTGACACCAGCAGCTTGTGGATCCATGTAGATGTAGCGGACTGCTGGCGTgagccatcgccgccgctgtcgggaGCGACCCCAGTCCACTCCCGCGGTGCCCAGCACACATTCTTCCTCCTCTACAGCATGGCGGTAGCACGTGATGTTTTCGTGCAGCTGGTAGCAGAGAAGAATGGGCGCGGGAAAACGCCGTGCACCTCACCCTCTTCTTCAGCGTCTCCGACGtctgcgtcgccggcgccagGAGATCCCAGCACCGCTCGCACCCTGGCTTATTTGCGACGCTTCAAGGTTTTTCTCGATCGCCTCGCAGCGCTCATCGCCCTCGTAGCGGCGCCGGTTCTTCCTGGCAGCGCCTCTTTGTATGGAGGCGCGTCACACCGGCAGGAGGCTCGCCCGTCCAGCTGGTTACTGGAGAACATCGCGCAAGGGCGCCGCAgtgccggcagcagcgtcaacATCTCGGCGCTGTCGCAAGCGCAAGAGGCTGCCGGCGATGGCAGTGCCTCATCCATCATCACAAGCGAAaggcagagcagcggcgaacGGCAAGtcgaaggagctgcgccgcttccacCGCAGCGAGCAGGAGTGTACCGTAGCTTGCTCTACACCGACACTCCGTAG